One Capsicum annuum cultivar UCD-10X-F1 chromosome 2, UCD10Xv1.1, whole genome shotgun sequence genomic window carries:
- the LOC107854138 gene encoding salicylic acid-binding protein 2, with protein sequence MEPIKKEGKHFVLVHGACHGGWSWFKLKPLLEAAGHKVTALDLAASGIDSRKIEQLHTLHDYSLPLMELMESLPQEEKVILVGHSLGGMNLGLAMEKYPQKIYVAVFLAAFMPYPNHISSYVLNQYFERTPAENWLDTQFLPYGSPEEPLTSMFFGPEFFAQKLYQLCSPEDLALALSLARTSSLFLGDLSKAKYFTDEGYGSVKRVYIVCTEDKAIPEEFQQWQIDNIGVTEARVIKSADHMAMLCEPEKLCATLLEIAHKYN encoded by the exons ATGGAACCTATCAAGAAAGAGGGAAAGCATTTTGTTTTGGTACATGGTGCATGTCATGGAGGTTGGAGTTGGTTCAAATTAAAGCCTTTGCTAGAGGCTGCTGGCCACAAGGTCACTGCCCTTGACTTAGCAGCCTCTGGCAttgattcaagaaaaatagagcaaCTCCACACACTTCATGATTACAGTTTGCCGTTGATGGAGTTGATGGAATCACTTCCACAAGAGGAGAAagtcatactagttgggcatagTCTTGGTGGTATGAATTTGGGACTTGCTATGGAAAAATACCCACAAAAGATATATGTTGCTGTTTTCTTGGCTGCCTTCATGCCTTATCCTAATCACATATCCTCCTATGTCTTGAATCAG TACTTTGAACGGACACCGGCAGAGAATTGGTTAGATACCCAATTTTTACCATATGGTTCCCCTGAAGAGCCCTTGACATCTATGTTCTTTGGTCCCGAATTTTTCGCTCAAAAGCTTTACCAGTTATGCTCTCCTGAG GATCTTGCATTAGCATTATCATTGGCGAGAACAAGCTCTCTATTTCTGGGTGATTTGTCAAAGGCCAAGTATTTTACAGATGAAGGGTATGGATCAGTGAAGAGAGTTTATATTGTGTGCACAGAGGATAAAGCCATACCGGAAGAGTTCCAGCAATGGCAAATTGACAACATTGGTGTCACAGAAGCAAGAGTGATTAAAAGTGCTGATCACATGGCAATGTTATGTGAGCCCGAAAAACTTTGCGCCACTCTCTTGGAGATTGCCCATAAATACAACTGA